One stretch of Tepiditoga spiralis DNA includes these proteins:
- the rplR gene encoding 50S ribosomal protein L18 produces MIKKVDRDAKRRKRHLRIRRKLSGTSERPRLVVFRSEKHMYAQLVDDEAGKVITSASTIDKDVKIEKTWNVEAAKEIGKLIAEKAKAKGVTKVKFDRGGYQYHGRVKAVAEAAREAGLEL; encoded by the coding sequence ATGATAAAGAAGGTCGATAGAGATGCAAAAAGAAGAAAGAGACATCTCAGAATTAGAAGAAAATTATCAGGAACTTCAGAAAGACCAAGACTTGTCGTTTTCAGAAGCGAAAAACACATGTATGCTCAATTAGTTGATGATGAAGCTGGAAAAGTAATAACTTCTGCATCAACAATTGATAAAGATGTTAAAATTGAAAAGACTTGGAATGTTGAAGCTGCGAAAGAAATAGGAAAGTTAATAGCCGAAAAAGCTAAGGCAAAAGGCGTAACTAAAGTAAAGTTTGATAGAGGTGGCTATCAATATCACGGTAGAGTAAAAGCTGTTGCAGAAGCTGCTCGTGAAGCCGGCCTAGAGTTATAA
- the rpmD gene encoding 50S ribosomal protein L30 encodes MAKLKIKLVRGRAGKNKTQLSTLDALGLNKPNVEVIKEDNPQIRGMIRVVNHLVKVEELA; translated from the coding sequence ATGGCAAAATTAAAGATAAAACTTGTGAGAGGTAGAGCAGGTAAAAATAAAACTCAACTTTCAACATTGGATGCATTGGGATTAAATAAACCAAATGTAGAAGTTATAAAAGAAGATAATCCTCAGATACGTGGTATGATTAGAGTAGTTAATCACCTCGTAAAAGTTGAAGAATTAGCATAA
- the rpsQ gene encoding 30S ribosomal protein S17: MPRKVIVGTVISDKMDKTVTVEVKDFVKHPVYKKTIKRTKKYHAHDENNACKMGDIVEIEESRKYSKTTNFVVTKILNETPEAVEENGGEN, from the coding sequence ATGCCAAGAAAAGTAATTGTGGGAACAGTTATAAGCGATAAAATGGATAAAACTGTAACTGTTGAAGTAAAAGATTTTGTAAAACACCCAGTTTATAAAAAGACAATTAAAAGAACAAAAAAATATCATGCACATGATGAAAATAATGCATGTAAAATGGGTGACATTGTAGAAATAGAAGAATCAAGAAAATATTCAAAAACAACAAATTTTGTTGTTACAAAGATTTTAAACGAAACACCCGAAGCTGTGGAAGAAAACGGAGGTGAAAACTAA
- the secY gene encoding preprotein translocase subunit SecY: MTKALGNIFKIPELRDRVLFTLLALIAFRIGIFIPIPGINQAAWTSALGGMQNSAAGGFINFFDVFAGGALKRFSIFVFSVTPYINASIILQLLSSVLPSLKEMLKEGESGRKKFASMTRKLTIIIALLQGFGLSISALNYRMQSIPSYIFIILATVSTIAGTMFLLWIGEMITEKGIGNGISVLIFAGIVSRYPGYAAQALIGLTPLEWIILLTIVVIIVVATVAVQTSERRINVQYAKRVVGNKIYGGASTYIPIKVNGGGVIPIIFASAIMTLPSMISRATANKIDDKIFGIGSALYLVIYGLLVFFFTYFYSSVVLDPNEVSDNIKNYGGFIPGIRPGKPTTKYITTVMTRVTFIGALFLVVLALLPYVIRGTAGVQIWIGGTSTLIAVGVALDILQQMESHMIARQYEGFMKKGKLRGRR; encoded by the coding sequence ATGACTAAAGCATTAGGCAATATATTCAAGATCCCGGAACTCCGGGATCGTGTGCTATTCACTTTACTTGCATTGATTGCTTTCAGAATAGGTATATTTATACCTATTCCTGGAATTAATCAAGCTGCTTGGACAAGTGCTTTAGGTGGGATGCAAAATAGTGCAGCTGGGGGATTTATTAACTTTTTTGACGTGTTTGCAGGGGGAGCTTTAAAACGTTTTTCAATATTTGTTTTTAGTGTAACACCATATATTAATGCTTCGATAATATTACAACTTTTATCTTCTGTTTTGCCTAGTTTGAAAGAAATGCTAAAAGAAGGTGAAAGTGGAAGAAAGAAATTTGCATCAATGACAAGAAAATTAACTATAATAATCGCATTATTACAAGGATTCGGATTATCTATATCTGCATTAAATTATAGAATGCAATCAATTCCTTCTTACATATTTATTATATTAGCAACAGTTTCTACAATCGCTGGAACTATGTTTTTATTGTGGATTGGTGAAATGATTACTGAAAAAGGAATTGGAAATGGTATATCTGTACTTATTTTTGCTGGTATTGTTTCAAGATATCCAGGATATGCTGCACAAGCATTAATTGGATTAACTCCACTTGAATGGATAATATTACTTACAATAGTAGTAATAATTGTAGTTGCAACAGTTGCAGTACAAACTTCTGAAAGAAGAATAAACGTACAATATGCAAAGAGAGTTGTTGGTAATAAAATTTATGGTGGAGCTTCAACATACATACCAATAAAGGTAAATGGTGGAGGAGTTATACCAATTATCTTTGCTTCAGCTATAATGACATTACCTTCAATGATATCAAGAGCAACAGCAAATAAAATTGATGATAAAATTTTTGGTATAGGATCAGCATTATATCTTGTAATTTATGGATTACTTGTATTTTTCTTTACATATTTTTATAGTTCAGTTGTTTTAGATCCAAATGAAGTTTCTGATAATATAAAGAATTATGGTGGATTTATTCCTGGAATAAGACCTGGTAAACCAACAACAAAGTATATAACAACTGTTATGACAAGAGTTACTTTTATAGGTGCTTTGTTCTTAGTTGTTTTGGCTTTATTACCTTATGTTATAAGAGGAACAGCTGGAGTACAAATATGGATTGGTGGTACAAGTACTTTAATTGCAGTCGGGGTTGCATTAGATATACTACAACAAATGGAATCTCATATGATCGCAAGACAGTACGAAGGTTTTATGAAGAAAGGAAAACTCCGCGGAAGGAGATGA
- the rplF gene encoding 50S ribosomal protein L6 translates to MSRIADRPTAIPEGVEIKVENNTVTVKGKNGELKLDFLPSVKVEIAENELRVLENENVRKRAADEKKITALRGTYTSLIRNMIIGVTEGFKKELEIVGIGYRASMQGNKLVMNLGYSHPIEYVAPEGINIEVPAPNKIVVKGSDKYLVGEVTAKLRRYRKPNAYSGKGVRYAGEVIVKKEGKKV, encoded by the coding sequence ATGTCAAGAATTGCAGATAGACCGACAGCAATACCCGAAGGTGTTGAAATAAAAGTTGAAAACAATACTGTTACGGTTAAAGGCAAAAATGGTGAACTAAAACTTGATTTTTTACCTTCTGTAAAAGTAGAAATTGCAGAAAATGAATTAAGAGTTTTGGAAAATGAAAATGTAAGAAAAAGAGCAGCTGATGAAAAGAAAATAACAGCACTCAGAGGTACATACACATCATTAATTAGAAACATGATAATAGGAGTTACAGAAGGATTTAAAAAAGAATTAGAAATAGTGGGTATAGGTTATAGAGCATCTATGCAAGGCAACAAGCTCGTTATGAACTTAGGATACTCACATCCTATTGAATATGTTGCTCCTGAAGGTATAAACATAGAAGTTCCAGCTCCAAATAAAATTGTTGTTAAGGGATCAGATAAATATCTCGTTGGTGAAGTAACAGCAAAATTAAGAAGATATAGAAAACCAAATGCTTACTCAGGAAAAGGTGTAAGATATGCTGGTGAAGTAATCGTTAAAAAAGAAGGTAAAAAAGTTTAA
- the rpsS gene encoding 30S ribosomal protein S19, translating to MSRSLKKGPYVHPSLLKKIREMNEKGENKVLKTWSRASMILPEFVGHTIAVHNGMKHIPVYISEQMIGHRLGEFAPTRRFGGHVDKKAAKGKVR from the coding sequence ATGAGCAGATCTTTAAAAAAAGGACCATATGTCCACCCTTCACTTCTAAAAAAGATAAGGGAAATGAACGAAAAGGGAGAAAACAAAGTATTAAAAACATGGTCAAGAGCATCAATGATACTCCCGGAATTTGTTGGTCACACAATAGCAGTTCACAATGGAATGAAACATATACCTGTATATATTTCAGAACAAATGATAGGTCACAGACTTGGTGAATTTGCTCCAACAAGAAGATTTGGCGGACATGTTGATAAAAAAGCTGCCAAAGGGAAAGTAAGATAA
- the rpsC gene encoding 30S ribosomal protein S3, with protein MGSKVHPTGFRVGISQPWKSTWFNENKYREYLHEDRKIREYVEDKYQRAGVSEVIISRPSDSMVKLEIFASRVGIIIGKKGSEIQKLREELSKIVNERAVKVFVQEVRNPYSSAKLIAEDVSNQLLRRISHKVAMKRAINNAMKRGVKGIKIMVSGRLGGADIARSETYMEGRLPLQTLKANLDYSTTEAQTKYGTTGIKVWIYKGDVQL; from the coding sequence GTGGGTTCAAAAGTACATCCAACAGGCTTTAGGGTTGGAATTTCACAGCCTTGGAAATCAACATGGTTCAATGAAAATAAATATAGAGAATATCTTCATGAAGATAGAAAAATAAGAGAATATGTTGAAGATAAATATCAAAGAGCAGGAGTTTCAGAAGTTATTATTTCAAGACCAAGCGATTCAATGGTTAAATTAGAAATTTTTGCTTCAAGAGTTGGAATAATAATTGGTAAAAAAGGCTCTGAAATTCAAAAATTAAGAGAAGAATTATCAAAAATAGTAAATGAAAGAGCGGTAAAAGTTTTTGTACAAGAAGTTAGAAATCCTTATTCAAGTGCAAAACTAATTGCTGAAGATGTATCAAATCAATTGTTAAGAAGAATTTCTCATAAAGTTGCAATGAAAAGAGCAATAAATAATGCAATGAAAAGAGGAGTAAAAGGTATAAAGATAATGGTATCAGGAAGACTTGGTGGAGCGGATATTGCTAGATCTGAAACATATATGGAAGGTAGATTACCGCTACAAACTTTAAAAGCAAACCTTGATTACTCAACAACGGAAGCTCAGACTAAATATGGTACAACAGGTATAAAAGTCTGGATTTACAAAGGCGACGTACAGTTATAA
- the rplE gene encoding 50S ribosomal protein L5: protein MSEYIPLRDKYDNEVVEALMKEFGYKNKHQVPKIDKIVINMGMGEATRNKDIVVKHADELTKITGQKAVIVKAKKSVANFKLREGMPIGAKVTLRGKNMYNFLYKVVNIVLPKLRDFRGLPSDSFDGRGNYNFGLTEQVVFPELKPDEVKRVQGMDIAIVTTANTDDEAKKLLEFVGFPFKR from the coding sequence ATGAGTGAATATATACCACTTAGAGACAAATACGACAATGAAGTCGTTGAAGCACTCATGAAAGAGTTTGGTTACAAAAACAAACATCAAGTGCCTAAAATAGACAAAATTGTTATAAACATGGGTATGGGAGAAGCAACTAGAAATAAAGATATAGTTGTTAAACATGCTGATGAGTTGACAAAAATAACAGGACAAAAAGCTGTTATAGTAAAGGCTAAGAAAAGTGTTGCTAACTTTAAACTCAGAGAAGGAATGCCAATAGGAGCTAAAGTTACCTTAAGAGGAAAAAATATGTACAATTTCTTATACAAAGTTGTAAACATAGTTCTTCCTAAATTAAGAGACTTTAGAGGATTACCTTCTGATTCATTCGACGGAAGAGGAAATTATAACTTTGGATTAACAGAACAAGTGGTATTTCCTGAATTAAAACCTGACGAAGTAAAAAGAGTACAAGGTATGGATATAGCCATTGTTACTACAGCAAATACCGATGATGAAGCAAAAAAATTGCTTGAATTCGTTGGATTCCCATTCAAAAGATAA
- the rplV gene encoding 50S ribosomal protein L22 — protein sequence MASNISRVQDGRRVKKSVFHKIRKEAEAAKPRTSATAKAKNLRISPTKCRAVANGIRGKNVSEALQILMFSPKKSATLINKVLMSAIANAENNFGLKPENLFVKEIQINEGPRMKRMWPRSRGKADILQKRFSHITITVQDKNI from the coding sequence ATGGCTTCAAATATTTCAAGAGTTCAAGACGGAAGAAGAGTAAAAAAATCTGTTTTTCATAAAATAAGAAAAGAAGCAGAAGCAGCAAAACCAAGAACAAGTGCTACAGCTAAAGCAAAGAATTTGAGAATTTCTCCAACAAAATGTAGAGCTGTTGCAAATGGTATTAGAGGAAAAAATGTAAGTGAAGCGCTTCAAATATTAATGTTTAGTCCAAAAAAATCTGCAACATTAATTAATAAAGTATTAATGTCAGCAATTGCAAATGCAGAAAATAATTTTGGATTAAAACCAGAAAATTTATTTGTAAAAGAAATTCAAATTAATGAAGGTCCAAGAATGAAAAGAATGTGGCCAAGATCAAGAGGAAAAGCAGATATCCTTCAAAAGAGATTTAGCCACATAACAATAACCGTTCAAGATAAAAACATTTAA
- the rpsE gene encoding 30S ribosomal protein S5, translating to MKKMARNTKNSRTEVPQEFEEKLIDIKRVTKVTTGGKTISFRVTAVVGNKKGKVGVGIGNAREVPQAIRKSIQNAKKNLIEVPIKNGTIPHEIIGVQDASRVMLKPAGAGTGIIASSSVRAVVELAGVHNILTKALGSTNVLNLTKATLDGLKHLKSPKKIAELRDLTVKQVINGAHKEG from the coding sequence CTGAAAAAAATGGCTAGAAACACTAAAAATTCTAGAACTGAAGTTCCTCAAGAATTTGAAGAAAAATTAATTGATATAAAAAGAGTTACTAAGGTTACAACTGGAGGTAAAACAATTTCTTTCAGAGTAACTGCAGTTGTTGGTAATAAAAAAGGAAAAGTTGGTGTTGGAATTGGAAATGCAAGAGAAGTTCCTCAAGCAATAAGAAAATCAATTCAAAATGCCAAGAAAAATTTAATAGAAGTTCCTATAAAAAATGGAACTATTCCTCATGAAATTATTGGGGTACAAGATGCTTCAAGAGTAATGCTTAAACCAGCAGGAGCAGGTACAGGTATAATTGCCTCAAGTTCTGTTCGTGCAGTTGTTGAACTTGCAGGAGTACATAATATTCTTACAAAAGCACTTGGATCAACAAATGTATTAAATCTTACAAAAGCAACTTTAGATGGATTAAAACACTTAAAATCACCTAAAAAAATTGCTGAATTAAGAGATTTAACAGTTAAACAAGTAATTAATGGTGCTCACAAGGAGGGATAA
- the rplP gene encoding 50S ribosomal protein L16, with protein sequence MLMPKKVKYRKSQRGSMNGMAKGGTNVHFGDLGLKSLEGAWITARQIEACRLAMVRTLKRNGKVYIKIFPDKSFTSKGIGTRLGKGKGDVDGWVAVVKPGKVLFEIGGVDPELAKKALNYAATKLPVRTKIVPRYQIGGEY encoded by the coding sequence ATGTTAATGCCAAAGAAGGTTAAATATAGAAAATCACAACGTGGATCCATGAATGGTATGGCAAAAGGTGGAACAAACGTACACTTTGGAGATTTAGGTTTAAAATCTCTTGAAGGTGCTTGGATAACTGCAAGACAAATTGAAGCATGTAGACTTGCAATGGTTAGAACATTAAAAAGAAATGGTAAAGTATATATAAAAATATTCCCTGATAAATCATTTACATCAAAAGGAATCGGTACAAGACTCGGTAAAGGTAAAGGTGACGTTGATGGTTGGGTAGCGGTTGTAAAACCTGGAAAAGTTCTCTTTGAAATAGGTGGAGTGGATCCAGAACTTGCAAAAAAAGCTCTCAATTATGCTGCAACTAAATTACCAGTAAGAACAAAGATAGTTCCCAGGTACCAAATAGGGGGTGAGTATTAA
- the rplN gene encoding 50S ribosomal protein L14, translating to MVQLESYLRAADNSGAKVLKVIKVLGGFHRATGSVGDVVVCSVREAVPNTDIKKGQVVKAVIVRTHKEIGRSNGTYVRFDDNAAVLIDKNKMPLGTRVFGPVAREIRDAGYTKIASLAKEVW from the coding sequence ATGGTTCAATTAGAATCTTACCTCAGAGCAGCCGATAATTCAGGTGCTAAAGTATTAAAAGTAATAAAAGTTTTAGGTGGTTTTCATAGAGCAACTGGTAGTGTAGGAGATGTAGTTGTTTGTTCTGTTAGAGAAGCTGTACCTAACACAGATATAAAAAAAGGACAAGTAGTAAAAGCAGTTATTGTTAGAACACATAAAGAAATTGGAAGAAGCAATGGAACTTATGTTAGATTTGATGATAACGCAGCAGTTTTAATAGATAAAAATAAGATGCCGTTAGGAACTAGGGTATTTGGTCCTGTTGCAAGAGAAATAAGAGATGCAGGATATACAAAAATTGCATCACTTGCAAAAGAAGTCTGGTAA
- the rplX gene encoding 50S ribosomal protein L24, translating to MKIKNGDTVKVISGKDKGKTGKVLRVIPKYNKVVVENINVVKKHQRPNQQMREGGIIEQPSPIYSSKVMVVCSSCGNATRVGYKKLEDGKKVRYCKKCGEIIDKA from the coding sequence ATGAAAATAAAAAATGGAGATACTGTAAAGGTAATTTCTGGAAAAGATAAAGGAAAAACCGGTAAAGTATTGAGAGTAATACCAAAATACAACAAAGTGGTTGTTGAAAATATAAATGTAGTTAAGAAGCATCAAAGACCTAATCAACAAATGAGGGAAGGCGGAATAATCGAACAACCATCCCCAATTTACTCATCAAAAGTAATGGTAGTTTGTTCTAGCTGTGGAAACGCAACAAGAGTTGGCTACAAGAAACTTGAAGATGGTAAAAAAGTTCGTTACTGTAAAAAATGTGGCGAAATAATTGATAAGGCGTAA
- the rplB gene encoding 50S ribosomal protein L2, with amino-acid sequence MALKRYKPTTPSRRYMLTTDFSEITTNKPEKSLLAPLKKTGGRNNYGRVTLRFRGGGHKRRYRIIDFKRNKFDIPAKVVSIEYDPNRTANIALLVYADGEKRYILAPKGLKVGDKLLNGANAEIKVGNALPLENIPLGTLVHNIEFEPGRGGKIAKSAGTYAQLMAKEGRYALLKMPSGELRRVRMTCIATIGTVGNEDHKNEVHGKAGRRRWMGWKPHVRGMVMNPVDHPMGGGEGAAKCHLPQSPWGLPAKGYKTRRGKKSSDKFIVRRRKGR; translated from the coding sequence ATGGCTCTTAAAAGATACAAACCAACAACACCGTCAAGAAGATACATGCTTACAACAGATTTTTCAGAAATAACAACTAATAAACCAGAAAAATCTTTGTTAGCTCCTCTTAAAAAGACAGGTGGAAGAAACAATTATGGTAGAGTCACCCTAAGGTTTAGAGGTGGAGGACACAAAAGAAGATATAGAATAATTGATTTTAAAAGAAATAAATTTGATATACCAGCTAAAGTAGTTAGTATAGAATACGATCCTAACAGAACAGCAAATATTGCACTTTTGGTATATGCTGATGGAGAAAAAAGATATATATTAGCTCCTAAAGGATTAAAAGTTGGAGATAAATTATTAAATGGTGCAAATGCAGAAATAAAAGTTGGTAATGCATTACCACTTGAAAATATTCCTCTTGGTACACTTGTTCATAACATAGAATTTGAACCAGGTAGAGGTGGAAAAATAGCTAAATCTGCTGGAACATATGCACAATTAATGGCAAAAGAAGGAAGATACGCACTTTTGAAAATGCCATCAGGTGAATTAAGAAGAGTAAGAATGACTTGTATAGCAACAATAGGAACAGTAGGAAATGAAGATCATAAAAATGAAGTTCATGGTAAAGCTGGAAGAAGAAGATGGATGGGATGGAAACCACACGTTAGAGGTATGGTTATGAACCCAGTAGATCATCCAATGGGTGGTGGAGAAGGAGCAGCTAAATGTCACTTACCACAATCACCTTGGGGATTACCAGCAAAAGGATATAAAACAAGAAGAGGTAAAAAGAGTTCCGATAAATTTATAGTAAGAAGAAGAAAAGGTAGATAA
- the rpsH gene encoding 30S ribosomal protein S8: MWSDPIADMLTRIRNANSVFKDTVEIPASNLKKSVLDILKREGYVSDYKFIEDGKQGVLKVNMKYKGDRRNREKVIDGIIRVSKSGRRVYVGTDKIPSVKGGLGIAIISTSKGILTDKEAREIGVGGEVICYVW; this comes from the coding sequence ATGTGGAGTGATCCTATAGCAGATATGCTCACAAGAATTAGAAATGCTAATTCAGTATTTAAGGATACAGTTGAAATACCTGCTTCAAACTTAAAAAAATCAGTTCTTGATATCTTAAAAAGAGAAGGATATGTTTCTGATTATAAATTTATTGAAGATGGAAAACAAGGTGTTTTAAAAGTAAACATGAAATACAAAGGTGATAGAAGAAATAGAGAAAAAGTAATAGATGGAATAATAAGAGTATCAAAATCAGGTAGAAGAGTATATGTTGGAACAGATAAAATTCCATCAGTTAAAGGTGGTTTGGGAATTGCAATTATTTCCACATCTAAAGGCATTCTCACCGACAAGGAAGCTAGAGAAATAGGTGTTGGTGGGGAAGTTATTTGTTATGTATGGTAA
- the map gene encoding type I methionyl aminopeptidase, with translation MIIIKTEKEIEMMRRAGAKLARLLDDLILGVIKDGASAYDVEMFVLDYMKKINVIPTFKGYADFPYATCISVNEEVIHGFALKEKVFKNGDLVSIDCGLTYEGYIADSARTFIIGDVSEKEKKLVEVTKKSLYLGIEQAVPGNRIGDIGNAVQKYVEQHGFSVIRDFVGHGVGRKLHEDPQVPNFGRPNSGALLRKNMTIAIEPMVAMGNYEVEVLDDGWTTVTKDRSKAAHFEHSIVITENGPEILTSLNP, from the coding sequence ATGATAATAATTAAGACTGAAAAAGAAATAGAAATGATGAGGCGGGCTGGGGCAAAACTAGCTCGTCTCCTTGATGATTTGATTCTTGGAGTAATAAAAGATGGTGCTTCAGCATATGATGTTGAAATGTTTGTTTTAGATTACATGAAAAAAATAAATGTAATACCTACATTTAAAGGATATGCCGATTTTCCATATGCAACTTGTATATCTGTTAATGAAGAAGTAATACATGGTTTTGCATTAAAAGAAAAAGTTTTTAAAAATGGAGACTTAGTTTCTATTGACTGTGGACTAACTTATGAAGGTTACATTGCAGATAGTGCTAGAACTTTTATCATAGGAGATGTTTCTGAAAAAGAAAAAAAATTAGTTGAAGTTACGAAAAAATCTTTATACCTCGGTATAGAACAAGCAGTTCCTGGAAACAGAATTGGAGATATAGGAAATGCTGTTCAGAAATATGTTGAACAACATGGATTTTCAGTTATAAGAGATTTTGTTGGTCATGGAGTTGGAAGAAAATTACATGAAGATCCACAAGTGCCAAACTTTGGAAGACCTAATTCAGGAGCTCTTTTAAGAAAAAATATGACTATTGCAATTGAACCAATGGTTGCTATGGGAAATTATGAAGTTGAAGTCCTTGATGATGGTTGGACTACAGTTACCAAAGATAGAAGTAAAGCGGCACATTTTGAACATTCTATTGTAATTACTGAAAACGGACCAGAGATTTTAACATCTCTTAACCCGTAA
- the rplW gene encoding 50S ribosomal protein L23 has product MEKVRAYDIIVKPILTEKTYTLMGEGKYTFEVSRDANKLEIREAAELLFNVKVIDVKTMNVKAKPKRLGRHEGYTRQWKKAIIKLADGYVIKELQGNM; this is encoded by the coding sequence ATGGAAAAAGTAAGAGCATATGATATAATTGTAAAACCAATCCTCACAGAAAAGACATATACATTAATGGGCGAAGGAAAATATACATTTGAAGTTAGCAGAGATGCTAATAAATTAGAAATAAGAGAAGCTGCAGAATTACTTTTTAATGTAAAAGTAATTGATGTAAAAACAATGAATGTAAAAGCAAAACCAAAGAGACTTGGTAGACATGAAGGATACACAAGACAATGGAAAAAGGCAATAATTAAGTTGGCTGACGGCTATGTAATCAAAGAATTACAAGGCAATATGTAA
- a CDS encoding type Z 30S ribosomal protein S14: protein MAKKAMVEKWKRGSKYKTREYNRCEVCGRPRAIYREFGLCRVCFRKMALEGKLPGVKKASW from the coding sequence ATGGCAAAAAAAGCTATGGTAGAAAAATGGAAAAGAGGATCAAAATATAAGACAAGAGAATATAATAGATGTGAAGTTTGTGGAAGACCTCGTGCAATTTACAGAGAATTTGGATTGTGTAGAGTGTGTTTTAGGAAAATGGCCTTGGAAGGAAAACTTCCCGGTGTAAAAAAGGCAAGTTGGTAA
- a CDS encoding adenylate kinase, with protein sequence MKVLLFGPPGAGKGTQAKIVAKKLEIPHISTGDLLRKTIRTGSKLGLQIKELLDKGEFVTDEMINSLVKETLLEYESFILDGYPRTLQQAEFLKKIFDEKNKKIDAAIFIDAPLDMLLKRITNRRVCPVCGRVYNLISHPPKKECICDDDGTQLVHRDDDKEDVVKERYNIYLERTAPVIEFYKKNYKIFTVDGSQDIEDVTKELFNILKGVSSNDNN encoded by the coding sequence ATGAAAGTTTTGCTTTTTGGTCCGCCTGGTGCAGGAAAAGGAACACAAGCAAAAATTGTGGCAAAAAAACTTGAAATACCACACATCTCCACCGGAGATTTACTCAGAAAAACTATAAGAACTGGATCAAAATTGGGGCTTCAAATAAAAGAATTGTTAGACAAAGGAGAATTTGTTACTGATGAAATGATTAATAGTTTAGTAAAAGAAACTCTTTTGGAATATGAATCTTTTATACTCGATGGATATCCAAGGACTTTACAACAAGCTGAGTTTTTGAAGAAAATTTTCGATGAAAAAAATAAAAAAATAGATGCAGCAATCTTCATAGATGCACCACTTGATATGCTTTTGAAAAGAATAACAAATAGAAGAGTATGTCCTGTGTGTGGAAGAGTGTACAATCTTATATCTCATCCACCTAAAAAAGAGTGTATTTGTGATGATGATGGAACACAATTAGTACATAGAGACGATGACAAAGAAGACGTAGTGAAAGAAAGATATAACATATATCTTGAAAGAACTGCTCCCGTAATAGAATTTTATAAAAAAAATTACAAAATTTTTACAGTTGATGGCTCTCAAGACATAGAAGATGTTACAAAAGAATTGTTTAATATACTGAAGGGAGTGTCTTCAAATGATAATAATTAA
- the rplO gene encoding 50S ribosomal protein L15 codes for MLNIGDLKPTPGSRHSKKRLGRGPGTGLGKTSGRGHKGQGSRGKGKVRPAFEGGQTPLYRRTPKFGFSNVPFKKIFSEVNLSVLEEKFEANEEVTIEKLLERRIIKKVNDGVKILGNGELTKSLVVKANAFSASAKSKIEAAGGKAEVIND; via the coding sequence ATGTTAAATATTGGAGACTTAAAACCAACACCAGGTTCAAGACACTCTAAAAAGAGACTTGGAAGAGGACCTGGAACAGGATTAGGTAAAACATCTGGTAGAGGACACAAAGGACAAGGTTCAAGAGGAAAAGGAAAGGTAAGACCAGCATTTGAAGGTGGTCAAACACCATTATATAGAAGAACTCCAAAATTTGGATTCTCAAATGTACCATTCAAGAAAATTTTCTCTGAAGTAAACTTAAGTGTTTTAGAAGAAAAATTTGAAGCAAATGAAGAAGTAACTATAGAAAAACTTCTTGAAAGAAGAATAATCAAAAAAGTTAATGATGGAGTAAAAATCCTCGGAAATGGCGAACTAACAAAATCCCTCGTTGTTAAAGCCAATGCATTTTCAGCATCTGCTAAGAGTAAAATAGAAGCAGCTGGCGGAAAAGCAGAGGTAATTAATGACTAA
- the rpmC gene encoding 50S ribosomal protein L29 has product MKAAELKVLTDQELTQKLEDTKKKLFELRFQLELGQLKNTAQLKYVRRDIGRIKTILRERELGIRR; this is encoded by the coding sequence ATGAAAGCAGCAGAATTAAAAGTTTTAACAGATCAAGAATTAACTCAAAAATTAGAAGATACAAAGAAAAAATTATTCGAACTTAGATTCCAGCTCGAACTTGGTCAATTAAAAAATACTGCACAATTAAAGTATGTGAGAAGAGATATTGGTAGAATTAAGACCATTTTAAGAGAAAGAGAACTGGGTATAAGGAGGTAA